The following coding sequences lie in one Nitratireductor mangrovi genomic window:
- a CDS encoding DnaJ C-terminal domain-containing protein, whose translation MRDPYEVLGVPRNASDKDIKSAFRKLAKKYHPDQNPDDPGSKDRFSAVNQAYEIVGDAEKRAAFDRGEIDAEGRPRFQGFEGGAHGDPFAGFRRGGAGPGATHFEFRSGGGPGGFGDAEDIISELFGSAFRRGPGAAAGGAGARQRAADTKTALDVTLEEAATGAHVHALMPGGRKLAIKLPRFVEDGQTIRLKGQGEQGGDALVTLRFKSHPRYRVEGRHLHADLFVDLRDAVLGTKQPVETVKGRLAVTVPPWSGSDKVLRLKGRGLPLKSGGEGDLFVHVRILLPEDGREALEALYRKQEH comes from the coding sequence ATGCGCGATCCCTATGAAGTGCTGGGCGTGCCGCGGAACGCGAGCGACAAGGACATCAAGTCCGCGTTCCGCAAGCTCGCCAAGAAATATCACCCGGACCAGAACCCGGACGATCCCGGTTCGAAGGACCGGTTTTCGGCCGTCAACCAGGCCTACGAAATCGTCGGCGACGCCGAGAAGCGGGCTGCCTTCGACCGCGGCGAGATCGATGCCGAGGGCCGGCCGCGCTTCCAGGGTTTCGAAGGCGGCGCGCATGGCGACCCGTTCGCTGGCTTCCGGCGCGGCGGCGCGGGTCCGGGCGCCACGCATTTCGAGTTCCGCAGCGGTGGCGGGCCGGGCGGATTTGGCGATGCCGAGGACATCATCAGCGAACTGTTCGGCTCGGCTTTCCGCCGCGGTCCGGGCGCGGCCGCGGGCGGCGCCGGTGCGCGGCAGCGTGCGGCCGACACCAAGACCGCTCTGGACGTCACTCTGGAAGAAGCCGCGACCGGCGCGCATGTGCATGCGCTGATGCCGGGCGGCCGCAAGCTCGCCATCAAGCTGCCGCGCTTTGTCGAGGACGGCCAGACGATCCGGCTCAAGGGGCAGGGCGAACAGGGCGGCGACGCGCTGGTTACGCTGCGGTTCAAGAGCCACCCGCGCTACCGCGTCGAGGGTCGTCACCTGCACGCCGATCTTTTCGTCGACCTGCGCGACGCCGTTCTCGGGACCAAGCAGCCGGTGGAAACCGTGAAGGGCCGGCTGGCGGTGACGGTTCCGCCCTGGTCGGGCTCCGACAAGGTTTTGCGCCTCAAAGGTCGCGGCCTGCCTTTGAAGTCGGGCGGCGAAGGTGACCTTTTCGTGCATGTTCGCATCCTGCTGCCCGAAGACGGGCGCGAGGCGCTCGAGGCGCTCTACCGCAAGCAGGAGCACTGA
- the fabI gene encoding enoyl-ACP reductase FabI yields MAGAGGLMAGKRGLIMGVANNRSIAWGIAKSCANQGAELAITYQGEAFRKRVGPLAEELGAHVAGHCDVTENESVDAVFEGLRQKWGKLDFLVHAIAFSDKEELDGRYVETSRENFQRTMDISVYSLTAIAKRAESLMTEGGSILTLTYYGAEKVMPHYNVMGVAKAALEASVRYLAVDLGGSGIRVNAVSAGPIKTLAASGIGDFRYILKWNEYNSPLKRTVTIEEVGDAGLYFLSDLSRGVTGEVHHVDSGYHVVGMKAVDAPDISTV; encoded by the coding sequence ATGGCGGGTGCAGGCGGTTTGATGGCCGGGAAGCGCGGGCTCATCATGGGCGTCGCCAACAACCGCTCCATCGCCTGGGGAATCGCGAAGTCCTGTGCCAACCAGGGCGCCGAGCTTGCCATCACCTATCAGGGCGAGGCTTTCAGGAAACGCGTCGGGCCGCTGGCCGAGGAACTGGGCGCTCACGTCGCCGGTCACTGCGACGTGACCGAGAATGAGAGCGTCGATGCCGTCTTCGAGGGGCTGCGCCAGAAATGGGGCAAGCTCGACTTCCTCGTTCACGCGATCGCGTTCTCCGACAAGGAGGAACTCGACGGCCGCTATGTCGAGACGTCGCGCGAAAACTTCCAGCGCACGATGGACATCTCGGTCTATTCGCTGACCGCGATCGCCAAACGCGCCGAGTCGCTCATGACCGAAGGCGGGTCGATCCTGACCCTTACCTATTACGGCGCCGAGAAGGTGATGCCGCACTACAACGTCATGGGGGTCGCCAAGGCCGCGCTGGAAGCGAGCGTGCGTTATCTGGCCGTCGACCTCGGCGGCAGCGGCATCCGCGTCAACGCGGTCTCGGCCGGACCGATCAAGACACTCGCCGCCTCCGGCATCGGTGATTTCCGCTACATCCTGAAGTGGAATGAATACAACTCGCCGCTGAAGCGCACGGTGACGATCGAGGAAGTCGGCGATGCCGGGCTCTATTTCCTGTCGGATCTGTCGCGCGGCGTGACCGGCGAGGTCCACCACGTCGATTCGGGTTATCACGTCGTCGGCATGAAGGCCGTCGACGCGCCCGACATCTCCACCGTCTAG
- a CDS encoding histidine phosphatase family protein, whose amino-acid sequence MFPLVYFVRHGETDWNAELRFQGQADIDINVHGRGQARENGRTLAGLIEEPARFGFVASPLRRTRETMELIRAGMALDPRAYRTDVRLLEVHFGDWQGFTAAEIEARTPGSTAERERDKWDFLPPGENAESYAVLARRVRSWLAELTGDTVCVTHGGVIRCIFMLTGAAGRDEAAAMTVPQDRVLRLDQDRLEWL is encoded by the coding sequence ATGTTCCCGCTTGTCTATTTCGTCCGTCACGGTGAGACCGACTGGAACGCGGAACTGCGTTTCCAGGGCCAGGCCGATATCGACATCAATGTTCACGGACGAGGCCAGGCGCGCGAAAACGGCCGCACCCTTGCCGGCCTGATCGAGGAACCTGCGCGGTTCGGTTTCGTTGCCAGCCCGCTGCGCCGCACGCGCGAGACGATGGAACTGATCAGGGCCGGGATGGCTCTCGATCCGCGTGCCTATCGCACGGACGTGCGCCTGCTGGAGGTCCATTTCGGTGACTGGCAGGGCTTCACCGCTGCCGAGATCGAGGCGCGGACGCCGGGCTCGACCGCCGAGCGCGAACGCGACAAATGGGACTTCCTGCCGCCGGGAGAAAACGCCGAAAGCTACGCCGTGCTCGCAAGGCGGGTGCGGTCATGGCTGGCGGAACTGACCGGCGACACGGTCTGCGTCACCCATGGCGGCGTCATTCGCTGCATCTTCATGCTGACCGGCGCCGCCGGACGCGACGAGGCGGCCGCGATGACGGTGCCGCAGGATCGGGTCTTGCGGCTTGATCAGGACCGGCTCGAATGGCTTTGA
- a CDS encoding DUF1344 domain-containing protein, with the protein MLVPALAALLLIASPAAAANAEGTITAVDPETLTIVLDDGKTYKLPGEIDMSAIKEGIDIVIAYDVVNGTNLITDMEIFE; encoded by the coding sequence ATGCTCGTACCGGCGCTCGCCGCCCTGTTGCTGATTGCATCACCGGCCGCTGCCGCCAATGCCGAGGGAACGATCACGGCCGTCGACCCCGAGACCCTGACCATCGTTCTCGACGACGGCAAGACCTACAAGCTGCCGGGCGAGATCGACATGTCGGCGATCAAGGAAGGCATCGACATCGTCATCGCCTATGACGTGGTCAACGGCACCAACCTGATCACGGACATGGAAATCTTCGAATAA
- the aroC gene encoding chorismate synthase — protein sequence MSHNTFGHLFRVTTWGESHGPALGCVIDGCPPGIRFTEADIQHELDRRRPGKSRFVTQRREPDAVRVLSGVLPEEDGVTLVTTGTPISMLIENVDQRSKDYGEIARQFRPGHADYTYQAKYGLRDYRGGGRSSARETAARVAAGAVARRVVPGLKVRGALVSMGEKAIDRANWDWDFVDDAENPFFTPDRASVAVFSDYLDGIRKAGSSVGAVVEVVAEGVPAGLGAPIYGKLDQDIAAALMSINAVKGVEIGNGFEAARITGEENADEMRMGNDGNPIFLSNHAGGVLGGIATGQPVVARFAVKPTSSILTPRQSIDLDGRNVEVTTKGRHDPCVGIRAVPIGEAMLACTIADHYLRHRGQTGR from the coding sequence ATGTCGCACAACACCTTCGGACATCTCTTCCGCGTCACCACCTGGGGCGAGAGCCACGGCCCGGCGCTCGGCTGCGTGATCGATGGTTGCCCGCCGGGGATTCGCTTCACCGAAGCCGATATCCAGCACGAACTCGACCGTCGCCGGCCCGGCAAGTCTCGTTTCGTCACCCAGCGGCGTGAACCCGACGCCGTCAGGGTTCTGTCCGGCGTCCTGCCGGAGGAAGATGGGGTGACGCTGGTGACGACGGGTACGCCGATCTCGATGCTGATCGAAAATGTCGACCAGCGCTCGAAGGACTATGGCGAGATCGCGCGCCAGTTCCGGCCGGGTCACGCCGACTATACCTACCAGGCAAAATACGGCCTGCGCGACTACCGCGGCGGCGGTCGCTCCTCGGCACGCGAGACGGCGGCGCGCGTCGCGGCGGGCGCGGTCGCGCGACGCGTCGTGCCGGGTCTTAAGGTGCGCGGCGCGCTGGTCTCGATGGGCGAAAAGGCGATCGACCGCGCCAACTGGGACTGGGATTTCGTCGACGATGCCGAAAACCCCTTCTTCACGCCCGACCGCGCCTCGGTCGCGGTGTTCTCCGACTATCTCGACGGCATCCGCAAGGCTGGCTCCTCGGTGGGAGCGGTGGTGGAGGTCGTCGCCGAAGGCGTGCCGGCGGGTCTCGGCGCGCCGATCTACGGCAAGCTCGACCAGGACATCGCTGCCGCGCTGATGTCGATCAACGCGGTCAAGGGCGTCGAGATCGGCAACGGCTTCGAGGCTGCGCGCATCACCGGCGAGGAGAACGCCGACGAGATGCGCATGGGCAATGACGGCAATCCGATCTTCCTGTCCAACCATGCGGGAGGCGTGCTCGGCGGCATTGCGACCGGGCAGCCGGTCGTGGCCCGCTTTGCCGTCAAGCCGACCTCGTCGATCCTGACGCCACGCCAGTCGATCGACCTCGACGGCCGGAATGTCGAGGTAACGACGAAGGGGCGCCACGACCCGTGCGTCGGCATCCGCGCCGTGCCGATCGGGGAGGCCATGCTGGCCTGCACGATCGCCGACCATTATCTGAGGCATCGCGGCCAGACGGGTCGCTGA
- the ribB gene encoding 3,4-dihydroxy-2-butanone-4-phosphate synthase: MPYDQKKIVEALRAFERGEIVVVMDDDGRENEGDLIVAAVHCTPEKMAFIVRHTSGIVCAPMPREEARRLNLAPMVADNDAPHATAFTVSVDYKHGTTTGISADDRTVTVRNLANPNSGAADFVRPGHIFPLVAREGGVLMRSGHTEAAVDLCKLAGLPPIGVICELVNDDGTVMRGPQVAAFAGEHGLKQVSVADLIAYRQRQETLVERIDRLSVETPAGPATAHVYALPWDPMHHLAMVFGDIRDGEEVPVRLHSESVVDDVFGAGESLVRVMKAMAERKRGVIVYLREGSVGVAHQVRARPGEAGDEDHEEARRRESEWREIGLGAQILRDLGISSINLIASRERHYVGLEGFGIRIARTEIL, translated from the coding sequence ATGCCCTACGACCAGAAAAAGATCGTTGAAGCGCTGCGCGCCTTCGAGCGCGGTGAAATCGTCGTCGTCATGGACGATGACGGGCGCGAGAATGAGGGCGACCTGATCGTCGCGGCGGTGCATTGCACGCCGGAGAAGATGGCGTTCATCGTGCGCCACACTTCCGGGATCGTCTGCGCGCCGATGCCGCGCGAGGAAGCACGGCGCCTCAACCTCGCGCCCATGGTGGCTGACAATGACGCGCCCCACGCCACCGCCTTCACGGTGTCGGTGGACTACAAGCACGGCACGACGACCGGCATTTCCGCCGACGACCGCACGGTCACGGTCCGTAATCTTGCCAATCCGAACTCGGGTGCCGCCGATTTCGTCCGCCCCGGTCACATCTTCCCGCTGGTGGCGCGCGAAGGCGGCGTACTCATGCGTTCGGGACACACCGAGGCCGCGGTCGACCTCTGCAAGCTTGCAGGGCTGCCGCCGATTGGCGTCATCTGCGAACTGGTCAATGACGACGGCACCGTCATGCGCGGACCGCAGGTGGCAGCCTTCGCCGGGGAGCATGGCCTGAAGCAGGTCTCGGTCGCCGATCTCATCGCCTACCGGCAGCGTCAGGAAACGCTGGTCGAACGTATCGACCGCTTGTCCGTCGAAACGCCCGCAGGTCCCGCGACCGCGCATGTCTATGCGCTTCCGTGGGATCCCATGCACCATCTGGCGATGGTCTTTGGCGACATTCGCGACGGCGAGGAGGTGCCGGTCAGGCTGCATTCCGAGAGCGTGGTCGACGACGTTTTCGGGGCGGGTGAGAGCCTGGTCCGGGTGATGAAGGCGATGGCAGAGCGCAAGCGCGGCGTCATCGTCTATCTGCGCGAAGGTTCGGTCGGGGTTGCCCATCAGGTGCGTGCTCGGCCCGGCGAGGCTGGCGACGAGGACCACGAGGAGGCGCGGCGGCGCGAAAGCGAGTGGCGCGAGATCGGGCTTGGCGCCCAGATCCTGCGTGACCTCGGCATTTCGTCGATCAACCTGATCGCCTCGCGCGAGCGCCACTATGTCGGGCTGGAAGGTTTCGGCATCCGCATCGCACGGACCGAAATCCTGTGA
- a CDS encoding MFS transporter, producing MSNPYREIFRAPGAKGFAAAGFIARLPVAMAPIGIVAMLSQTHGEYWLAGAVSATFALTNALLSPQISRLVDRFGQSAIVTPATLISVVAFAALMAGANQGWPTWTLFLSALFAATMPSMPAMIRARWTELFRNRPELNTAFAFESAMDEMMYIAGASLSVGLSVSLFPEAGILVNTLLLAFGTAAFILQRSSEPRIAPAEQRATGSAIRLRPVQIITLALIFVGAIFATAEVSAVAITRELGQPDAASLVIGVYALGSFVLGLVIGALNLTMPLQRQFAIALGVIALTQVPLLFAGTVPLLALAVFLSGVAISPTFITAFGLIERRVPESMLTEGVTWVMTGIGIGMALGAFAAGWVVDTFGARNGFWVSVVAGVVALATALVSQRALARERREATPVALAQPAE from the coding sequence ATGTCGAACCCCTACAGGGAAATCTTCCGCGCTCCCGGCGCCAAGGGATTTGCGGCCGCCGGCTTCATTGCCCGGCTGCCGGTAGCGATGGCGCCGATCGGGATCGTCGCCATGCTGTCGCAGACCCACGGCGAATACTGGCTCGCCGGCGCTGTCTCGGCGACCTTCGCACTGACCAATGCGCTCCTGTCGCCGCAGATATCGCGGCTGGTCGACCGCTTCGGCCAATCGGCAATCGTCACCCCGGCGACGTTGATCTCGGTCGTTGCATTTGCGGCTCTGATGGCAGGCGCCAACCAGGGCTGGCCGACATGGACCTTGTTCCTTTCGGCGCTGTTCGCCGCAACCATGCCTTCCATGCCGGCGATGATCCGGGCGCGCTGGACAGAGCTCTTTCGCAATCGCCCGGAACTGAACACCGCCTTCGCCTTCGAATCGGCGATGGACGAGATGATGTATATTGCCGGCGCCTCGCTGTCGGTCGGGCTTTCGGTGTCGCTGTTCCCGGAGGCCGGCATCCTGGTCAACACTCTTCTGCTGGCCTTCGGCACCGCGGCCTTCATCCTGCAGCGATCGAGCGAGCCGCGCATCGCGCCCGCCGAGCAGCGGGCCACCGGCTCCGCGATCCGGCTGCGCCCGGTACAGATCATCACGCTCGCCCTGATCTTCGTCGGTGCGATCTTCGCCACCGCCGAGGTCAGCGCCGTGGCGATCACCAGGGAACTCGGTCAGCCGGACGCGGCGAGCCTCGTCATCGGCGTCTATGCACTGGGTTCGTTCGTGCTCGGCCTGGTCATCGGCGCGCTCAACCTGACCATGCCCTTGCAGCGGCAGTTCGCGATCGCGCTCGGCGTGATCGCGCTCACCCAGGTGCCGCTGCTGTTCGCCGGCACGGTTCCGTTGCTGGCGCTTGCCGTCTTCCTGAGCGGCGTGGCGATCTCGCCGACCTTCATCACCGCCTTCGGCCTGATCGAGCGCCGCGTGCCGGAATCGATGCTGACGGAGGGTGTCACCTGGGTGATGACCGGCATCGGCATCGGCATGGCACTGGGCGCCTTCGCCGCCGGCTGGGTGGTCGACACGTTCGGTGCGCGCAACGGCTTCTGGGTCTCGGTCGTCGCCGGCGTCGTCGCGCTCGCAACCGCCCTCGTCAGCCAGCGGGCACTGGCGCGGGAGCGTCGCGAAGCCACGCCCGTGGCACTGGCACAGCCGGCCGAATAG
- a CDS encoding TetR/AcrR family transcriptional regulator: MAHRPRTEMIAETRAKLLAAGRKAFGTVGYAEASMDDFTAEAGLTRGALYHHFGGKQGLLEAVIAEIDAEMTVRLDAVSARSATPWQGFVDECVAYLEMALEPEIQRIVHRDGPAVLGDPNKWPNQSGCIAALKRSLDRFLRDGIIEEVDSEAAARLINGASLHAAQWIANSDNPEATSAKAISAFRALLEGLRVGVAAEAPQ, from the coding sequence ATGGCGCACAGACCCAGAACCGAAATGATCGCCGAAACCCGGGCCAAGCTGCTTGCGGCCGGCCGCAAGGCGTTCGGCACCGTCGGTTATGCTGAGGCATCGATGGACGACTTCACCGCCGAGGCGGGACTGACGCGCGGCGCGCTCTACCATCATTTCGGCGGCAAGCAGGGTTTGCTGGAGGCTGTGATTGCGGAGATCGATGCCGAAATGACTGTCCGCCTCGATGCCGTTTCGGCGCGCAGCGCCACCCCTTGGCAAGGTTTCGTCGACGAATGCGTCGCCTATCTCGAAATGGCGCTGGAGCCGGAGATACAGCGCATCGTCCATCGTGACGGACCCGCCGTCCTCGGCGACCCGAACAAATGGCCCAACCAGAGCGGCTGTATCGCCGCATTGAAAAGGAGCCTCGATCGCTTCCTGCGCGATGGCATCATCGAGGAAGTGGACTCGGAAGCCGCCGCACGGCTCATCAACGGCGCCTCGCTGCACGCCGCGCAGTGGATCGCCAATTCCGACAATCCCGAGGCGACTTCGGCCAAGGCGATCTCCGCCTTCAGGGCGTTGCTCGAAGGGTTGCGTGTCGGAGTGGCCGCCGAAGCACCGCAATAG
- a CDS encoding histone deacetylase family protein, whose protein sequence is MVTRVYSNPIFLEHLTPSGHPERPDRLRAIAKVLEHDVFDDLDRVEAPEGDAETILYAHPEDYRDAIMAAIPEQGIARVDADTSVSPKSWQAALAAIGAANAAVDDVFSGAADNVFVAARPPGHHAEKHRAMGFCLFNNAAIAARHAQKAHGAERVAIVDWDVHHGNGTQDVFWDDPSVLYCSTHQMPLYPGTGARDETGAGNIVNAPLSPGDGADVFREAFSSRVLAAIDSFQPDLIIVSAGFDAHHRDPLAEINLSEEDFDWATGQLMDHAGRHAGNRLVSLLEGGYDLEGLALSVAAHVGRLMRG, encoded by the coding sequence ATGGTTACACGCGTCTATTCCAATCCGATCTTCCTCGAGCACCTGACCCCTTCCGGCCACCCGGAACGCCCTGACAGGCTGCGCGCCATCGCCAAGGTTCTCGAACATGATGTCTTCGACGATCTCGATCGCGTCGAGGCCCCTGAGGGCGACGCCGAGACAATCCTCTACGCCCATCCCGAGGACTATCGGGATGCCATCATGGCGGCAATTCCCGAGCAGGGGATCGCGCGCGTCGACGCCGACACCTCGGTGAGCCCGAAAAGCTGGCAGGCGGCTCTCGCCGCCATCGGCGCCGCCAACGCGGCCGTCGACGACGTCTTTTCGGGTGCGGCCGACAATGTTTTCGTCGCCGCTAGGCCGCCGGGCCATCATGCCGAGAAGCATCGCGCCATGGGCTTTTGCCTCTTCAACAATGCCGCGATCGCCGCCCGCCACGCGCAAAAGGCGCATGGCGCCGAGCGGGTCGCGATCGTTGATTGGGACGTTCACCACGGCAACGGCACCCAGGACGTGTTCTGGGACGATCCGAGCGTGCTTTATTGCTCCACCCACCAGATGCCGCTCTATCCGGGAACCGGCGCCCGTGACGAGACTGGCGCCGGCAACATCGTCAATGCGCCGCTGTCGCCCGGCGATGGCGCCGACGTGTTCCGGGAGGCGTTTTCGTCGCGGGTTCTGGCGGCGATCGATTCGTTCCAGCCCGACCTGATCATCGTTTCGGCGGGATTTGACGCGCATCACCGTGATCCGCTGGCTGAAATCAACCTGTCGGAAGAGGATTTCGACTGGGCCACCGGTCAACTGATGGACCACGCAGGCCGACATGCGGGCAACCGCCTTGTCAGCCTGCTGGAAGGCGGTTACGACCTCGAGGGACTGGCCTTGTCGGTCGCGGCCCACGTCGGACGCCTGATGAGAGGATGA
- a CDS encoding exodeoxyribonuclease VII small subunit, whose translation MPEQPNEDVKAMSFEDALAALERIVDDLEKGDVPLEQSITIYERGEALKRHCEKLLKAAEAKVEKIRLSREGRPEGVEPLDGE comes from the coding sequence ATGCCGGAACAGCCCAACGAGGACGTCAAGGCGATGAGCTTCGAGGACGCGCTTGCCGCGCTCGAACGTATCGTCGACGACCTCGAAAAGGGCGACGTGCCGCTCGAGCAGTCGATCACCATCTATGAGCGCGGCGAGGCGCTGAAGCGTCATTGCGAAAAGCTGCTCAAGGCCGCAGAGGCGAAGGTCGAGAAGATCCGCCTGTCGCGCGAGGGGCGGCCCGAGGGTGTCGAGCCGCTCGACGGTGAGTGA
- a CDS encoding DUF2277 domain-containing protein — MCRNIRTLHNFEPPATDDEIRAAALQFVRKVSGSTRPSKRNEEVFDRAVDRIAACVHELLDGLETAQPPKDRELEAAKARARSAARFA; from the coding sequence ATGTGCCGCAATATCAGGACATTGCATAATTTCGAGCCACCGGCGACCGATGACGAGATTCGCGCAGCCGCACTGCAATTCGTACGCAAGGTGAGCGGCTCGACCAGGCCTTCGAAGCGCAACGAGGAGGTCTTCGACCGCGCCGTCGACAGGATCGCCGCCTGCGTCCACGAGCTTCTCGACGGGCTGGAAACCGCGCAGCCGCCGAAGGATCGCGAACTCGAGGCCGCCAAGGCGCGGGCGCGCTCGGCAGCCCGCTTCGCCTGA